The following proteins are co-located in the Vigna angularis cultivar LongXiaoDou No.4 chromosome 2, ASM1680809v1, whole genome shotgun sequence genome:
- the LOC128195234 gene encoding B3 domain-containing protein REM14-like, which yields MDTVNPRITNGWGQMRNIYPERLNDSHISFDYVGNNNFHITIYFGACSQERRESFIYDGTNYPDTSLFSVKLTKSQARGSHLDLQIAFGNLIRSKGLTQVMLLGQKDGVMCSVLVSVTRNSTKFGKGWKEFCTEYGLKEGDVLVFEVNNLGNDILVEVYINGCPCTVIHPISV from the exons ATGGATACCGTCAATCCAAGAATAACTAATGGTTGGGGTCAAATGAGAAACATATACCCTGAAAGATTGAACGATTCCCACATAAGCTTCGACTATGTGGGTAATAATAATTTCCATATCACCATATATTTCGGTGCTTGCTCCCAAGAGCGTAGGGAATCCTTCATTTATGATGGTACCAATTATCCTGATACGTCATTGTTTTCGGTGAAGTTGACAAAATCACAAGCACGGGGAAGTCATTTG GACTTGCAAATTGCATTTGGGAATCTTATCCGGAGCAAAGGCTTGACACAGGTTATGCTCCTTGGACAGAAGGACGGCGTCATGTGTAGTGTTTTGGTGTCTGTCACTCGCAATTCCACAAAGTTTGGCAAAGGATGGAAGGAATTTTGCACGGAATATGGGTTGAAGGAGGGAGACGTGCTAGTCTTTGAGGTTAACAATCTTGGAAATGACATTTTAGTTGAAGTTTATATTAATGGATGTCCCTGTACTGTGATACATCCAATCTCAGTGTAA